In Ovis canadensis isolate MfBH-ARS-UI-01 breed Bighorn chromosome 3, ARS-UI_OviCan_v2, whole genome shotgun sequence, one DNA window encodes the following:
- the IL1F10 gene encoding interleukin-1 family member 10, with amino-acid sequence MCSLPMAKYYIIKDAEQKALYVRDGQFLVGDPDADNCHAETICILPNRDLERTKFPIFLGVQGGSRCLACVETGEGPSLQLEDVNIEDLYKGGEEATRFTFFQRSSGPSFRLEAAAWPGWFLSGSSEPQEPLRLTKESEPSARTEFYFEQSR; translated from the exons ATGTGCTCCCTCCCCATGGCAAAATACTACAT AATTAAAGATGCAGAGCAGAAGGCTCTGTACGTGAGGGATGGCCAGTTCCTGGTGGGAGATCCCGATGCAGACAACTGTCATGCAG AGACCATCTGCATACTCCCCAACAGAGACCTGGAACGCACCAAGTTCCCCATCTTCTTGGGGGTCCAGGGAGGTAGCCGTTGCCTGGCATGTGTGGAGACAGGGGAGGGGCCTTCCCTGCAGCTGGAG GATGTGAACATTGAGGACCTGTACAAGGGCGGAGAAGAGGCCACCCGCTTCACCTTCTTCCAGAGAAGCTCAGGCCCCTCTTTCAGGCTCGAGGCTGCTGCCTGGCCTGGCTGGTTCCTCTCTGGCTCCTCTGAACCCCAGGAGCCCCTGCGACTTACCAAGGAGAGTGAGCCCTCAGCCCGCACTGAATTCTACTTTGAACAGAGTCGGTAG